The following are from one region of the Mustela lutreola isolate mMusLut2 chromosome 9, mMusLut2.pri, whole genome shotgun sequence genome:
- the TMEM239 gene encoding transmembrane protein 239, whose amino-acid sequence MTQQPQVETDAIGAGEGPPRAVPWSAWVTRQDWVRWCLCYVPRSWVQWWATSGWRQPLQRVLWGLEGFLYLLLSLMLCHALFTTGSYLLSSLWPVMAAVWRHLLPAVLLLVLSALPTLLFSASFLLLFSTLLSLMGLLTSMSHPDYTQDLDQ is encoded by the coding sequence CATCGGGGCCGGTGAGGGGCCACCTCGGGCCGTGCCCTGGTCGGCCTGGGTCACGCGGCAGGACTGGGTGCGCTGGTGCCTGTGCTACGTGCCTCGGAGCTGGGTCCAGTGGTGGGCCACGTCGGGCTGGCGGCAGCCACTCCAGCGTGTGCTGTGGGGGCTGGAGGGCTTCCTCTACCTGCTGCTGTCCCTGATGCTCTGCCATGCGCTCTTCACCACCGGCTCCTACCTGCTGAGCTCCCTGTGGCCCGTCATGGCCGCAGTGTGGCGCCACCTGCTGCCTGCCGTCCTCCTGCTGGTGCTCAgcgccctccccaccctgctcttctctgcctccttcctgctgCTTTTCTCCACGCTGCTGAGCCTCATGGGCCTCCTCACCTCCATGTCTCACCCAGACTACACTCAGGACTTGGACCAATAG